The following proteins are encoded in a genomic region of Arachis stenosperma cultivar V10309 chromosome 4, arast.V10309.gnm1.PFL2, whole genome shotgun sequence:
- the LOC130974522 gene encoding uncharacterized protein LOC130974522: protein MRTYCLIMLFLFHFATVTTATSLMSIMLPLTLNVNDGLVIEMANFAVTEHNKRTNANLKLAQILSCYAFTSAISNAYTIELLANDIADQTNKYIARLIEIFSDPTYKLQSFQLSP, encoded by the coding sequence ATGAGAACTTATTGCCTTATTATGTTGTTCCTCTTCCACTTTGCCACCGTTACAACCGCCACATCGCTTATGAGTATAATGCTTCCTTTAACTTTGAACGTGAATGATGGTTTGGTGATTGAGATGGCAAATTTCGCGGTAACAGAGCATAACAAGAGAACCAATGCGAACCTGAAGCTCGCACAAatcctaagttgctatgcattcACATCCGCAATTAGCAACGCCTACACCATTGAACTGTTGGCCAACGACATAGCTGATCAGACTAACAAGTACATTGCTCGATTAATTGAGATCTTCTCAGACCCCACCTACAAGCTACAAAGCTTTCAACTTTCACCATGA